From a single Drosophila sulfurigaster albostrigata strain 15112-1811.04 chromosome 3, ASM2355843v2, whole genome shotgun sequence genomic region:
- the LOC133843766 gene encoding acyl-CoA-binding protein homolog, whose amino-acid sequence MPLTEQFNAAAEKVKTLTKRPSDDEFLELYALFKQATVGDNETSKPGLLDLKGKAKWEAWNKQKGKSTEAAQKEYIAFVEGLAAKYA is encoded by the exons atgCCCCTCACCGAG CAATTCAACGCCGCCGCCGAGAAGGTGAAGACGCTGACCAAGCGTCCCAGCGATGATGAGTTCCTCGAGCTCTACGCTCTCTTCAAGCAGGCCACCGTTGGCGACAACGAGACCAGCAAGCCTGGTCTCCTCGACCTGAAGGGCAAGGCCAAGTGGGAGGCATGGAACAAGCAGAAGGGCAAATCCACTGAGGCAGCACAGAAGGAATACATCGCCTTCGTTGAGGGTCTGGCTGCCAAGTACGCCTAA